One Pseudomonas sp. FP1742 genomic window carries:
- the glcF gene encoding glycolate oxidase subunit GlcF, with protein sequence MQTTLSEDARQLPRAEEAESILRSCVHCGFCNATCPTYQLLGDELDGPRGRIYLIKQVLEGNEVTRKTQEHLDRCLSCRNCETTCPSGVDYHNLLDIGRAVVDAAVPRPLGQRLLREGLRGVLPNPGLFKGLVSSGQVFRALLPNTLQVKLPRNVYPAKPRPTTRHTRQVLMLEGCVQPSLSPNTNAAAARVLDRLGISVTTNREAGCCGAVDYHLDAQAAGLERARRNIDAWWPSIESGAEAIVQTASGCGAFIKEYGHLLRTDPAYADKAKRVSALAKDLVEVLRGEPLDKLGVHSDQRLAFHCPCTLQHAQKLGGAVEAILTNLGFNLTSVPNSHLCCGSAGTYSLTQPELSKQLRDNKLNALESEHPDVIVTANIGCQSHLNGAGRTPVKHWIELIEAALP encoded by the coding sequence ATGCAGACAACCTTGAGCGAAGACGCCCGCCAACTGCCTCGCGCCGAAGAAGCCGAAAGTATTCTGCGCAGTTGCGTACACTGCGGTTTCTGCAATGCCACCTGCCCGACCTATCAACTGCTGGGTGATGAACTGGATGGCCCGAGGGGGCGCATCTACCTGATCAAGCAGGTGCTTGAAGGCAACGAGGTGACCCGCAAGACCCAGGAACACCTGGATCGTTGCCTATCTTGCCGCAACTGCGAAACCACCTGCCCCTCCGGTGTGGACTATCACAACTTGCTGGACATCGGCCGGGCGGTGGTCGATGCGGCAGTGCCGCGCCCTCTCGGCCAACGCCTGCTGCGCGAGGGATTACGCGGCGTGCTGCCCAATCCGGGGCTGTTCAAAGGACTGGTTAGCAGTGGCCAGGTTTTCCGCGCATTGTTGCCAAACACGCTGCAAGTCAAATTGCCTCGCAACGTGTATCCGGCGAAGCCACGACCGACCACTCGTCATACCCGGCAAGTACTGATGCTCGAGGGCTGCGTGCAACCGAGCCTGTCGCCCAATACCAACGCGGCCGCCGCACGCGTACTGGATCGACTGGGCATCAGCGTCACCACAAACCGCGAGGCCGGATGTTGCGGCGCGGTGGACTATCACCTGGACGCTCAGGCCGCCGGCCTTGAGCGGGCCCGCCGCAACATCGATGCGTGGTGGCCGAGCATTGAAAGCGGTGCCGAGGCCATCGTGCAAACCGCCAGCGGCTGCGGTGCCTTCATCAAGGAGTATGGCCACCTGCTCCGCACCGACCCAGCGTATGCCGACAAGGCAAAAAGGGTCAGTGCCCTCGCCAAGGATCTGGTGGAAGTATTGCGCGGCGAGCCGTTGGATAAGCTCGGCGTACACAGCGACCAACGCCTGGCGTTCCACTGCCCCTGCACTTTGCAGCACGCGCAAAAACTCGGAGGTGCAGTCGAAGCAATTCTGACAAACCTGGGATTCAACCTGACCTCTGTTCCCAATAGCCACCTGTGCTGCGGCTCGGCAGGCACTTATTCGCTGACCCAACCCGAACTGTCCAAGCAACTGCGCGACAACAAGCTCAATGCGCTGGAAAGCGAACACCCCGACGTCATTGTCACCGCCAATATCGGCTGTCAGTCCCACCTCAACGGCGCGGGTCGAACCCCTGTCAAGCACTGGATCGAACTGATTGAAGCCGCGTTGCCTTAA
- a CDS encoding YCF48-related protein, translated as MRIQTPRLLHLHPFKAFVLSVSIITALTGTAAAAQTEGLPVQPSITSAMAAQSVMLSVARAGQRLVAVGERGFIIVSEDNGRTWKQVSSPVSITLVKVRFIDDREGWVVGHAGVVLHSQDGGLSWSKQLDGVQAAEIELQEAKRFDDAEKIAQAQQLVDDGPDKPLLDLLFLDAKNGLVVGAYGLAFVTRDGGLSWQSIRSRLDNPNGLHLYSIERVGADLFVAGEQGTLLRSVDEGQTFESLTSPYEGTTFGLQATSSGSILAFGLRGKAFESKDRGDTWQRLDTLQPVTLTSGLRLDDGSVLLTDESGRVLRFADGDTRASLLKVTQPGYFTGMAQAANGDLIISSARGMLSSVVAVESSEHDQ; from the coding sequence ATGCGTATTCAAACTCCCAGGCTTTTACATCTGCATCCGTTCAAGGCGTTCGTGCTGAGCGTGTCGATCATCACGGCGCTCACCGGCACGGCTGCGGCGGCACAAACCGAAGGACTGCCGGTGCAGCCATCGATCACCAGCGCCATGGCGGCCCAATCGGTCATGCTGAGTGTTGCGAGGGCAGGGCAACGCCTTGTGGCTGTTGGCGAGCGAGGGTTCATCATTGTTTCTGAAGACAATGGCCGTACCTGGAAGCAAGTCAGTTCCCCAGTCAGCATCACGCTGGTCAAGGTTCGCTTCATTGATGACCGCGAAGGCTGGGTGGTCGGGCACGCCGGGGTTGTCTTGCACAGCCAGGATGGTGGACTGAGCTGGAGCAAGCAGCTCGATGGCGTCCAGGCAGCCGAGATCGAACTGCAGGAAGCGAAACGCTTCGACGATGCGGAAAAAATCGCTCAAGCACAGCAACTGGTGGACGATGGCCCCGACAAACCCCTGCTCGATCTGCTCTTCCTCGACGCCAAAAACGGGCTGGTGGTAGGCGCTTACGGTCTGGCGTTTGTCACCCGTGATGGCGGGCTCAGCTGGCAATCGATCCGTTCCCGTCTCGATAACCCGAACGGATTGCACCTCTACAGCATCGAGCGTGTAGGGGCGGACCTCTTCGTAGCCGGCGAACAGGGCACGTTGTTGCGCTCAGTTGACGAGGGCCAGACATTCGAGTCGCTGACATCACCCTATGAGGGCACGACCTTCGGCCTCCAGGCGACCAGCAGTGGTTCGATTCTGGCGTTCGGGCTGCGTGGCAAAGCCTTCGAGTCCAAAGATCGCGGCGATACCTGGCAGCGTCTCGACACCTTGCAACCCGTTACCTTGACCAGCGGCCTGCGGCTTGACGATGGCTCGGTACTGCTCACCGATGAGTCCGGCCGAGTGCTGCGTTTCGCGGACGGCGATACGAGAGCCTCTCTACTTAAAGTGACTCAACCCGGTTACTTCACAGGCATGGCGCAAGCCGCGAACGGTGACCTGATCATCAGCAGCGCACGCGGCATGCTGTCGTCCGTGGTTGCCGTGGAATCGTCGGAGCACGATCAATGA
- a CDS encoding heme-binding protein, with amino-acid sequence MKSKAVLSQTEVSQILAAARIEAQHNQWAVTIVIVDDGGHPLALERLDGCAPIGAYIATEKARTSALGRRESKGYEEMVNGGRHAFLSAPLLTSLEGGVPVIVDGQVIGAVGVSGVKAEQDAQVARAGAQCLK; translated from the coding sequence ATGAAAAGCAAAGCCGTACTGAGCCAGACCGAAGTAAGCCAAATTCTCGCTGCCGCACGTATCGAAGCCCAACACAATCAATGGGCCGTGACCATCGTGATTGTCGATGATGGCGGTCATCCCTTGGCCCTTGAACGCCTCGACGGTTGCGCCCCGATTGGCGCCTACATCGCCACCGAAAAGGCACGCACCTCGGCCCTGGGTCGGCGTGAGTCCAAAGGCTACGAGGAGATGGTCAATGGCGGGCGCCACGCCTTTTTGTCAGCACCGTTGCTGACCTCCCTTGAGGGCGGCGTGCCGGTCATCGTCGACGGCCAGGTGATCGGTGCGGTCGGTGTGTCGGGGGTCAAGGCTGAGCAGGATGCGCAAGTAGCCCGGGCCGGTGCGCAATGTCTTAAATGA
- a CDS encoding NADPH-dependent FMN reductase, with product MTATINILGLSGSLRQHSAHTAILNTVAERLSGQVRLTLHGLERIPPYNEDNDGVHAPQAVSDLRAAVAAADGVLIGSPEYNHGMSGVLKNALDWLSRPHGKSALTGRPVLGFTASPAFTGGVRAHQQLNETLWAIQAAIVVHPQIVIGGVHSKIEHGRLADGVARDFLLNGIGALIEQIKQATKEKVDVDSPRR from the coding sequence ATGACGGCAACGATAAATATCCTCGGCCTGTCAGGCAGCCTGCGTCAGCATTCGGCCCATACGGCGATCCTCAATACAGTGGCTGAGCGATTGTCCGGGCAGGTTCGATTGACGCTCCATGGATTGGAAAGAATCCCGCCGTACAACGAAGATAACGACGGCGTCCATGCCCCGCAGGCCGTGAGTGACCTGCGTGCAGCTGTGGCGGCGGCCGATGGGGTATTGATCGGCTCGCCGGAATACAACCACGGAATGTCTGGCGTATTGAAAAATGCGCTGGACTGGTTGTCCCGCCCCCATGGTAAGTCGGCCCTGACTGGGCGCCCAGTGCTGGGTTTCACGGCTTCGCCTGCGTTTACCGGAGGGGTTCGGGCCCACCAACAACTCAATGAAACCCTATGGGCGATCCAGGCTGCCATAGTGGTTCATCCACAGATCGTCATAGGCGGTGTGCACAGCAAAATAGAACATGGTCGGCTGGCGGATGGAGTCGCTCGGGATTTTTTGCTGAATGGTATTGGCGCGTTGATTGAGCAGATCAAACAGGCAACGAAAGAAAAAGTCGACGTGGATAGTCCGAGGCGCTGA
- a CDS encoding RND family transporter gives MNSFTRTAEPHAVPQSDTFDTSSGTLVERLLFNHRRVILGICVLLSVVFGYQALSLKLNAAFEKMIPTDHPYVQNYLKNRGQLGEGGNTLRIAIEARQSSIFDAAYLETVKKINDEVFLLPGVDRSYMKSLWTPATRWIGVTEEGFDGGPVIPDNYDGSAGSLEQVRQNVERSGEVGRLVASNFKSSIVLLPLQDITSDDGKPLDYNALSTQLETIRAKYETDNIKIHITGFAKVVGDLIDGMRQMQLFFAATLVICGIVLFWYTRCIRSTLLVLLCSIIAVVWLLGLLPTLGFDLDPYSILVPFLVFAIGLSHGAQKMNGIMQDIGRGADKLVAARFTFRRLFLTGLMALVADAVGFAVLMIIKIPVIQDLAVAATIGVLTLIFTNLILLPILLSYTGVSKAAAQREAANDKFSQLDALHARHPFWAFLDRFTERKWASGAILIAVILGVAGFAVSLHVKIGDLNPGAPELRPESRYNSDNRFMVSNFSASSDKYVVMVRTPQYFCANYQTLVSVDALEAQLQQLPGVVSTTSLAALSKQAAAGMNEGSMTWYEIPRNQGLLNAIITRAPRELFNQNCDLLTVYVYLKDHKADTLTSVVQTVEQFAATHNSDQLQFLNAAGNAGIEAATNIVVKRSNVQMLFMVYAAVIALCFITFRSWRAVVCTVLPLMLTSILCEALMVGLNIGVKVATLPVIALGVGIGVDYALYILSVTLTNLRNGSSLSDAYYLALLSTGKVVVMTGITLGIAVLTWVLSPIKFQADMGILLGFMFIWNMVGALILVPALAHFLLKPKPQIVSI, from the coding sequence ATGAACAGCTTTACGCGTACTGCCGAGCCTCACGCCGTCCCTCAATCGGACACCTTCGATACTTCTTCCGGCACCCTGGTTGAACGGCTTTTGTTCAATCACCGCCGCGTCATTTTGGGCATCTGTGTCTTGCTTAGCGTGGTGTTCGGCTACCAGGCGCTGAGTTTGAAGCTCAATGCCGCCTTCGAAAAAATGATCCCGACGGATCACCCTTATGTGCAGAACTACCTGAAGAATCGCGGCCAGTTGGGGGAGGGCGGCAATACCTTGCGGATTGCGATCGAGGCCAGGCAGAGCAGCATTTTTGATGCTGCCTATCTTGAGACGGTCAAGAAAATCAACGACGAGGTCTTTTTGCTCCCTGGTGTCGACCGGTCGTACATGAAGTCCCTGTGGACCCCGGCGACCCGCTGGATCGGCGTGACGGAGGAGGGGTTCGACGGCGGCCCGGTCATCCCGGACAATTACGATGGCTCTGCCGGCAGCCTGGAGCAGGTTCGACAGAACGTCGAACGGTCGGGCGAAGTCGGCCGGCTCGTGGCCTCTAACTTCAAGTCCAGCATCGTGCTTTTGCCGCTTCAGGACATCACCTCGGACGACGGAAAACCGCTGGACTACAACGCGCTCTCAACCCAGCTGGAGACGATTCGCGCGAAGTACGAAACCGACAACATCAAAATCCACATCACCGGTTTCGCCAAGGTGGTGGGCGATCTGATTGACGGCATGCGGCAGATGCAGCTGTTCTTCGCCGCGACGCTGGTGATTTGCGGCATCGTGTTGTTCTGGTACACCCGCTGCATTCGCAGCACGCTGTTGGTGCTGCTGTGTTCGATCATCGCCGTGGTCTGGTTGCTGGGGTTGCTGCCCACTCTGGGGTTTGACCTTGATCCGTATTCGATCCTCGTCCCGTTCCTGGTGTTTGCGATCGGGTTGAGTCACGGCGCGCAGAAGATGAACGGGATCATGCAGGACATCGGGCGCGGAGCCGACAAACTGGTGGCGGCACGCTTCACTTTTCGCCGGCTGTTTTTGACCGGGCTGATGGCGCTGGTGGCCGACGCCGTGGGTTTCGCGGTGTTGATGATCATCAAGATTCCGGTGATTCAGGATCTCGCCGTCGCCGCGACAATCGGCGTTCTGACGTTGATTTTCACCAACCTGATTCTGTTGCCGATTCTGTTGTCGTACACCGGTGTCAGCAAAGCGGCGGCTCAGCGTGAAGCGGCTAACGACAAGTTCTCGCAGCTGGACGCGCTTCACGCCCGGCACCCATTCTGGGCTTTTCTGGATCGATTCACCGAGCGCAAATGGGCGAGCGGTGCCATCCTTATCGCCGTGATCCTTGGGGTGGCCGGTTTTGCCGTCAGTCTGCACGTGAAGATCGGTGACTTGAATCCCGGGGCGCCGGAACTGCGTCCGGAGTCGCGCTACAACAGCGACAACCGCTTCATGGTCAGCAACTTTTCCGCCAGCAGTGACAAGTACGTGGTGATGGTGAGAACACCCCAGTACTTCTGCGCCAACTATCAGACATTGGTGTCGGTCGATGCGCTGGAGGCGCAGCTTCAACAGTTGCCGGGGGTTGTTTCCACCACGTCGTTGGCGGCGCTGAGCAAGCAGGCCGCAGCGGGCATGAACGAAGGCAGCATGACCTGGTATGAGATACCCCGTAACCAGGGGCTACTGAACGCGATCATCACCCGCGCGCCGCGAGAACTGTTCAATCAGAACTGCGACCTGCTGACGGTGTATGTCTACCTCAAGGACCACAAGGCCGACACGCTCACCAGTGTGGTGCAGACCGTCGAGCAGTTCGCTGCGACCCATAACAGCGACCAGCTCCAGTTCCTCAATGCGGCGGGCAATGCCGGGATCGAAGCGGCCACCAATATTGTGGTGAAGCGTTCGAACGTGCAGATGCTCTTCATGGTATATGCAGCCGTTATCGCTCTGTGCTTTATCACCTTCAGATCTTGGCGAGCTGTCGTATGCACGGTATTGCCGCTGATGCTGACGTCTATTTTGTGCGAAGCCTTGATGGTAGGGCTGAACATCGGCGTCAAGGTCGCGACGCTGCCCGTGATTGCGCTGGGGGTAGGCATCGGGGTGGATTACGCGCTGTACATCCTTAGCGTGACCCTGACCAACCTGCGTAATGGCTCAAGCCTGTCCGATGCTTACTACCTAGCCCTGCTCTCGACGGGAAAAGTGGTGGTGATGACGGGGATTACCTTGGGTATTGCCGTACTGACCTGGGTATTGTCTCCCATCAAGTTCCAAGCAGATATGGGCATCCTGCTCGGCTTCATGTTCATCTGGAACATGGTGGGTGCATTGATACTGGTACCGGCGCTCGCTCATTTCCTCCTCAAGCCAAAACCGCAGATTGTGAGCATTTAA
- the glcD gene encoding glycolate oxidase subunit GlcD, with the protein MNILYDEHVDGVLPDVDKNALLQALQTQLPDLEILHQREELKPYECDGLSAYRTTPMLVVLPRQIDQVQKVLRLCHERKVPVVARGAGTGLSGGALPLEKGVLLVMARFNNILHIDPAARTARVQPGMRNLAISQAAAPFGLYYAPDPSSQIACSIGGNVAENAGGVHCLKYGLTVHNLLKVDILTVDGEHLSLGSDALDSPGFDLLALFTGSEGMLGVITEVTVKLLPKPQTARVLLAAFDSVEKAGRAVGNIIAAGIIPGGLEMMDNLAIRAAEDFIHAGYPVDAEAILLCELDGVEADVHDDCDRVRQVLKQAGATEVRQARDEAERIRFWAGRKNAFPAVGRLSPDYYCMDGTIPRRELPGVLHAIAALSAEYGLRVANVFHAGDGNMHPLILFDANQPGELDRAEALGGKILELCVKVGGSITGEHGVGREKINQMCAQFNSDELTMFHAVKAAFDPSGLLNPGKNIPTLHRCAEFGAMHVHMGQMPFPELERF; encoded by the coding sequence ATGAACATTCTCTACGATGAACACGTCGACGGCGTCCTGCCAGACGTCGACAAAAACGCGCTGCTGCAAGCCCTACAAACCCAGTTACCCGACCTGGAAATTCTGCATCAGCGCGAAGAACTCAAACCGTACGAATGCGATGGACTCTCCGCTTATCGCACCACCCCCATGCTGGTGGTGTTGCCGCGCCAGATCGATCAAGTTCAAAAAGTGCTTCGGCTCTGCCATGAACGGAAAGTGCCAGTCGTCGCCCGTGGTGCGGGCACGGGTTTGTCCGGCGGTGCACTGCCGCTTGAAAAAGGCGTATTGCTGGTGATGGCGCGCTTCAACAACATTTTGCACATCGATCCCGCCGCCCGGACGGCTCGGGTTCAGCCGGGGATGCGTAACCTAGCGATTTCCCAGGCTGCCGCGCCGTTTGGCTTGTACTACGCGCCAGACCCTTCCTCCCAGATCGCCTGTTCCATCGGCGGTAACGTGGCAGAAAACGCCGGTGGCGTGCATTGCCTGAAGTATGGCCTGACCGTCCACAACCTGCTTAAGGTCGATATCCTCACCGTTGACGGTGAACACTTGAGCCTGGGATCCGACGCGCTCGACTCACCGGGCTTTGACTTGCTCGCGTTGTTCACCGGTTCCGAAGGCATGCTCGGAGTGATCACTGAGGTCACGGTCAAACTACTGCCCAAACCGCAAACCGCCAGAGTGCTACTGGCGGCGTTCGACTCTGTCGAAAAGGCCGGTCGGGCGGTTGGTAACATCATTGCCGCAGGCATCATCCCGGGAGGTCTGGAAATGATGGACAACCTGGCCATTCGCGCCGCCGAAGACTTCATCCACGCCGGCTACCCGGTGGACGCCGAAGCCATTCTGTTGTGTGAACTCGATGGTGTAGAAGCCGACGTCCATGATGACTGTGACCGCGTGCGCCAGGTGCTGAAACAAGCCGGCGCCACCGAAGTGCGCCAGGCCCGGGATGAGGCCGAACGCATACGTTTCTGGGCCGGGCGCAAGAATGCGTTTCCGGCGGTGGGCCGCCTCTCACCGGATTATTACTGCATGGATGGGACGATCCCGCGCCGCGAATTGCCTGGCGTACTGCACGCAATTGCCGCGTTGTCGGCCGAATACGGCCTGCGAGTGGCCAACGTTTTCCACGCAGGTGACGGCAACATGCATCCGCTGATTCTGTTCGATGCCAATCAACCGGGGGAACTGGATCGCGCGGAAGCACTTGGCGGCAAGATTCTCGAATTGTGCGTGAAAGTCGGCGGCAGTATTACCGGCGAACATGGTGTCGGCCGGGAGAAGATCAATCAGATGTGCGCGCAGTTCAACAGCGATGAGTTGACCATGTTCCATGCCGTCAAAGCCGCGTTTGATCCGAGCGGTTTGCTCAACCCCGGCAAGAACATTCCCACCCTGCACCGTTGCGCCGAGTTTGGCGCCATGCACGTTCACATGGGTCAGATGCCCTTCCCCGAACTGGAGCGCTTTTGA
- the glcE gene encoding glycolate oxidase subunit GlcE, which yields MRSEHDIDDSGALLEQVNQALQNATPLRIQGSNSKVFLGRIAAGEVLDTRSHRGIVSYDPTELVITARCGTPLSELVSVLDNTQQMLPCEPPSFSNDATVGGMIACGLSGARRPWSGSVRDFVLGTRVITGHGKHLRFGGEVMKNVAGYDLSRLMAGSFGALGVITEVSLKVLPKPRQCLSISLEMDSERALLRLAEWGQQPLPISAACHDGERLHLRLEGGEGSVAAAHDRLGGEWLDSSYWRDLNEHQLSFFDEDQPLWRLSLPHNTPRLSLPGAQLIDWGGAQRWLKSDAEATLIRSVAKEVGGHVTCYSHGLIDSPFQPLPDALMRYHRNLKQQLDPRGIFNPGRLYAEL from the coding sequence ATGCGCAGCGAACACGATATCGATGACAGTGGCGCGCTGCTGGAGCAGGTCAATCAAGCGTTGCAGAATGCCACTCCGCTGCGCATCCAGGGTTCCAACAGTAAGGTGTTTCTTGGACGTATCGCGGCGGGTGAAGTGCTCGACACGCGCTCCCACCGTGGCATCGTCAGCTATGACCCGACCGAGTTGGTGATCACCGCCCGCTGCGGTACGCCGTTGTCAGAGCTGGTGAGCGTATTGGACAATACGCAACAGATGTTGCCCTGCGAACCGCCCTCCTTCAGCAACGACGCCACGGTCGGCGGGATGATCGCTTGCGGGTTATCGGGGGCACGGCGGCCCTGGTCGGGATCGGTACGCGACTTTGTCCTCGGCACACGGGTCATCACCGGGCACGGCAAACATTTGCGCTTCGGTGGCGAGGTGATGAAGAACGTAGCGGGCTATGACCTTTCGCGGTTGATGGCCGGCAGTTTCGGCGCACTTGGCGTGATCACCGAGGTTTCACTCAAGGTCCTTCCGAAACCACGTCAGTGCTTAAGCATCAGCCTTGAAATGGACAGCGAGCGTGCCTTGCTTCGCCTCGCGGAATGGGGCCAGCAGCCACTGCCGATCAGCGCGGCCTGCCACGACGGCGAGCGTCTGCACCTGCGCCTGGAAGGAGGCGAAGGCTCGGTGGCGGCGGCCCATGACCGTTTAGGTGGCGAGTGGCTGGACTCTTCGTACTGGCGAGATCTGAACGAACATCAGTTGAGTTTCTTCGATGAGGATCAGCCCCTTTGGCGCCTGTCCTTGCCGCACAACACGCCCCGATTGTCCCTGCCGGGTGCTCAATTGATCGATTGGGGCGGCGCCCAGCGCTGGCTCAAATCCGACGCCGAAGCGACCTTGATTCGCTCGGTCGCGAAAGAGGTCGGCGGGCACGTGACCTGCTACAGCCACGGCTTGATCGACAGTCCATTCCAACCGCTGCCCGACGCACTGATGCGCTACCACCGGAACTTGAAACAACAACTCGATCCACGGGGCATCTTCAACCCCGGTCGCTTGTATGCGGAGCTTTGA
- the glcC gene encoding transcriptional regulator GlcC has protein sequence MDSAEAGRNLQVADVVCERIERLIVDGVLKIGQLLPSERRLTEKLGVSRTALREGLKLLRARGIIKTEQGKGSFVADLSGHGLASPLMYLFSSQPRTLYDLFEVRSLLEGESARLAALRGTEADFVLITRSYEALLNAHRRSLEASEHARLDHAFHLAICEASHNPVLVQTLRSLTDLLLNSVFTSVNNLYHREPQKRQIDRQHARLYNAVTGRLPEQARKAAIAHIQSICENLKEIENEEQRLVRATLRLEGWA, from the coding sequence ATGGATAGCGCAGAAGCGGGTCGTAATTTGCAAGTCGCCGACGTGGTGTGTGAGCGCATCGAGCGCCTGATCGTCGACGGCGTGCTCAAGATCGGGCAACTGTTGCCTTCGGAGCGGCGACTGACGGAAAAACTCGGCGTTTCCCGTACCGCCCTTCGAGAGGGGCTGAAGTTGTTGCGCGCTCGCGGGATTATCAAGACCGAGCAAGGCAAGGGGTCATTCGTGGCAGACCTGTCGGGGCATGGCTTGGCGTCACCGCTCATGTACCTGTTCAGCTCGCAGCCACGAACGCTCTATGATCTATTCGAGGTCCGCAGTCTGCTCGAGGGCGAGTCCGCGCGTTTGGCGGCCTTGCGCGGGACCGAGGCTGATTTCGTCCTTATCACCCGTAGCTACGAGGCGTTGCTCAATGCCCACAGGCGTTCGCTGGAGGCGAGTGAACATGCCCGGCTCGATCATGCGTTTCACCTGGCAATTTGCGAGGCTTCGCACAATCCGGTGCTGGTGCAAACCTTGCGTTCGCTGACAGATTTGCTGCTCAACTCGGTGTTTACCTCGGTCAACAACCTTTACCACCGCGAACCGCAAAAGCGTCAGATCGACCGTCAACACGCGCGGCTCTACAACGCTGTCACCGGCCGCTTGCCTGAGCAAGCGCGAAAGGCGGCTATCGCTCACATCCAGAGCATCTGCGAGAACCTCAAGGAAATCGAAAACGAGGAACAACGCTTGGTTCGGGCGACGTTGCGACTTGAGGGGTGGGCATGA
- a CDS encoding hydroxypyruvate isomerase family protein: MIKYAANLSLLFTELPFEDRFDAACDAGFEAVEFSFPQGLPAVAVAKHLDRTGLQQVLATVPLRPGSKGLAALVGRTGEFKDDFLRGLEYAISGNSQLLHVLSGIVDNTGYEASCRKFEENMSWAIEEAGRYKIKLVIEAINQVSVAGYFIRSLRDAIRWTERLNGLGLILDIYHASMEQLDLMDCTARYFAQADHFQIAGFPGRHEPNVGSLNVRAILDFLRTHSYQGWVGCEYKPIAGTADGMGWLNCYRGN; this comes from the coding sequence ATGATCAAATACGCTGCAAATTTGTCGCTCCTTTTCACCGAGTTGCCCTTCGAAGATCGCTTTGATGCAGCGTGCGACGCCGGCTTTGAAGCCGTGGAGTTCAGTTTTCCGCAAGGTCTTCCAGCCGTCGCCGTTGCAAAACATCTAGATCGCACTGGTCTCCAGCAGGTTTTGGCAACCGTGCCCTTGCGACCCGGCAGCAAGGGGTTGGCTGCTCTAGTCGGCCGAACAGGCGAGTTTAAGGATGATTTTCTTCGGGGACTGGAGTATGCAATATCGGGTAATAGTCAGCTTCTGCACGTATTAAGCGGTATTGTCGATAATACGGGCTATGAGGCGTCATGCCGTAAGTTTGAAGAGAATATGAGTTGGGCAATTGAAGAAGCGGGTCGCTATAAAATCAAACTGGTTATCGAAGCCATCAATCAAGTTTCGGTGGCTGGTTATTTTATCCGCTCGTTGCGTGATGCGATTCGATGGACGGAACGATTGAATGGGCTAGGATTAATTCTGGACATTTATCACGCGTCTATGGAACAACTTGATCTAATGGATTGCACCGCGCGTTATTTTGCCCAGGCTGATCATTTTCAAATTGCTGGATTTCCAGGACGGCATGAACCTAATGTGGGGAGCCTCAACGTGCGAGCAATTTTAGATTTTCTCAGAACTCATTCATATCAGGGCTGGGTCGGATGTGAGTATAAGCCTATTGCGGGAACAGCTGACGGTATGGGATGGCTTAATTGCTATCGGGGTAATTAG